From the Marinobacter sp. es.048 genome, the window CACAAACGGGTTTACCGGTTATATCGGGACCAGGGGTTGTCACTTCGCCTCAAGCGTCCGAAGCGTAACAAGGCCGCCAAGAACCGACAGCCGCTACAGCAGGCCAACCATCCCAATCACATCTGGGGCATGGATTTTGTCTCAGACGCGCTGTTTGATGGTCGACGTCTGCGTCTCCTGACGATCATTGATCTGTTCACCAGGGAGTGCCTCGGCATTGTGGTTGGGCAGAGCCTGAAGGGCCACGATGTTCAGGAAGCCCTGACGGCGATTGCGCGCTTCCGGGGCAACCCGGAGGTGCTAAAGACCGACAACGGTTCGGAGTTTGCCGGCAAGGTCATGGATCGCTGGGCCTATGAGCGAAACATTGAAATCGACTTCTCACGGCCCGGGAAGCCTACCGACAACGCAACGGTAGAATCGTTCAATGGACGACTCCGGCAGGAATGTCTGAATGAAAATTGGTTCTTGTCACTGGCCGACGCCATGGAGAAAATCGAAGCATGGAGGACTTTCTATAACCAAGTCAGACCCCATTCCGCATTGGAGTGGTGCACGCCCTCGGACTACGCCAGAAAACATGCGGTTTCACGAAGAAAACAGAAGCAACTGGAGCCGGATTTTTCCAACTCTGGGTGGACCTAATTCGGGGTCAGGGTCAGGAGCCGGATTTTTCCAACTCTGGGTGGACCTAATTCGGGGTCAGGGTCATATGCCTCATGTAGTCATGTTTGGCTGGCGCGGTTCAGCTTCCTGACTATGTGCTTGACCGCGCAGATAAACGAGGGAAAAGCCTATGAAGACTAACTTTAATTGCCCTGTGTGCGAATCCAAAGGATGGATGTCGCTTGAGGCATATAGCATGAGGGAACGAACGGTTCCTAAGTTTTCACGGTGGCAGAGGATAGCCGAACTCGGAAAAA encodes:
- a CDS encoding IS3 family transposase (programmed frameshift) translates to MKRSRYTEEQIAFALKQAELGTPVPEVCRKMGVSDATFYNWRKKYGGLGPSELKRLKQLEEENHRLKKLVADLSLDKAMLQDVVGKKALRPPRKRQLVADLQKRYGVSERQACAVLQFSRASNRYQSVARDSSALSMRIREITLTRLHYGYRRVHVQLQREGWRDNHKRVYRLYRDQGLSLRLKRPKRNKAAKNRQPLQQANHPNHIWGMDFVSDALFDGRRLRLLTIIDLFTRECLGIVVGQSLKGHDVQEALTAIARFRGNPEVLKTDNGSEFAGKVMDRWAYERNIEIDFSRPGKPTDNATVESFNGRLRQECLNENWFLSLADAMEKIEAWRTFYNQVRPHSALEWCTPSDYARKHAVSRRKQKQLEPDFSNSGWT